DNA sequence from the Pseudochaenichthys georgianus chromosome 8, fPseGeo1.2, whole genome shotgun sequence genome:
tcaaaataataaatgtttgtgttatcattattattaatgcATTAATGTCAATGTTGCCCTTTGAAATGTTGGGATTATTTAAATGACTTGATATACTGCTGGGTAGTTTAACATCTAATAATACATAATGCTTTATCGTTTCATTGATATTCTGTATTATCAACCCATACCTGGAAAGTAGTTATTAACTGAATttgtaaaaaaaagtaaagaattGCCACCAAAATGTAGTAAAGctaaagtataaagtagcataacatgaatatatatattcaagtgaagtacaagtacctacaaacaaatacatttttttccaCTACTGGTTCTACAGTCTCCAATGTAAACATCAACTTGTTTGAATGAGGCGTCACTCCACTCACCTATGATGTGTGAGCGGAGCAGCTGCTGCCCTAACCCCACCTCTGGAGGTCTTTTTTGGCTGTTTTTTGCGTGGCATAGGAAGTTGTTGAGGACCGAAGTCTTGTAGATGGCTGAGGAGTTAAAGATGGCACGCTCCCCCGGTTTGTTCACCACGGCGACCGTGGCCAGGCTGTCGGGGATGCGCAGGGTGTAGGTGATGGGCAGGGTGCCGTTGTCGCTGTGGCAGAGCAGCTGGAAGCGCTTTCCCAACACCAGCGTCCCCCCCACCACACTCAGCATGGGCTTGGAAACAGGAACTGGGGACAAGATAATTAGCCAGTTAGTCAGAGCAACAGAAAGGAACACGACACAGATAAACAAGAGTTAGGAGCCGGGCCTGCAGCACTGTGAGGAGATACTTAGGAGCTATAAACGTTAGCATAGAAAATAAGGTTGTATTGCTTCATATAAAATGTAACGAAAGTTAACTGCAAATTGTAGTGTTGCTTCCTTTCCATGCAAAGACACATCATGTCAAAAGCACTAGAagaatactactactactactacttatattactactactactactactactactactactactactactactactactactgctactactactactactactactactactactacttatattactactactactacttatattactactactactactactactactactactactacagctGCTGAAGCTACTTaagttactactactacttatataactactgctactactactactactactgctattaacactactactactactactactactacttatatTACTACTGCAACTACTAttacatctatctatctatctatctatctatctatctatctatctatctatctatctatctatccatccatccatccatccatccatccatccatccatccatccatccatccatccatccatccatccatccatccatccattaacTTCACCTACAAAATGTTCTTACTTAAATATCAATGATGATACATTTTTGAAGATGCTTCATCCAAAACTTAAACAAAGGCAAGAATCAAATAAATATCTGCACATTGTATTAAAATGTCCACTTCCTCTAAGTCCAAACCAGCAGTGTGCTCAACGTCCTACATGTGATGACTCACCTTTTGCTTTAACAACAACTGTTTGGCTTTCTTTTATAAAGTTGTGTGCGAGGGAAGCGGCTTGGGCTTTGCAGGTGTAGTTGCCGTTTTTAGAAGGCTGCGCCACAGTCATGTAAGTGTCTGAAGAGGTGATTTCTTTGTTATGTTTGTAGATGGAGAACTTGATGCTTTCGTTGCTGATCTTCTCGGGAACATAAATGGAGACAGAGCAGGTCAGCTGGAAGTGGTCTCCCTCAAAAATGTCGACGGGCTTCACTGTCAGGTGTGGCTTTGAAAACAGCTCTGTTGGAGAGGGAGAGTAAAAAAAAGCATTATACTTAAACGTGTTGATATGATAGATTTAAATAACTTAATGTCATATAAGTTATCTCACAACTAACTGTTATGCAGTCCTTGCCTTTGACTGTGATGGTTTTATAGGTTTCTTTGTGCACATTGCCCCACTCCGCCTTGCACACAAGCTCCCCAGAGTCCCCTTCTTTTGCGATGAATCGATGACTGAGGCTAACTGGGGCCTGCTTGAGGATCCTCCTGTCTCTTGTCAGGAAAACCTCAACGTTCTTGGGTGGATTCACCACTTTGCAGACCACCTCTATGATCTCACCCTCATAGACCTCAGCGGAGGGCAGCACGTTCATGATCGGGGAAATAAAGAGTTCTGCAAGACACAACAACGCATGTAAGTCAATCAAACACATTTCTTTTATCAATCAGATTTTCTTTGTGGAGACATACAGTAGAAGACAATCACCTCTGACTATCACTGGAATCTCCTCGCTGCTGTTGGAGTGTCTGACCCCAGAAACTAAGTTGACCTCATAGTCACAGTACAGATGGCTGTCTCCAATCACCCTCAGGACTAGCGTGGTCTCTACTGAGTTCCCGGTGGGCGCTGGCTGCTTTATCTTCTGAATCTTTCCATTCCTTAATTTCTGGAAAAAACGGAAGATGAGGGATCCTTTTTCCTCCGGAGCGCTGCAGGAGGCAGTGAACTCCTCACTCCCATAGGGCGAAGTCTTATTCAAATACAGGATGGGGGTCTGCAGGCCTGAGGAGAGGAAAAAGTCAATCGCAGAGTTAAAGTAAAGTCAAACTCTACATAATGATGTTGTTGGTTCAGATATAAGAGTTTGAACTGCCTGGGAATGAGGTGTGTGATATTCTGTATTATCTGAACTTTCTCAAATGACCACCAACAATGAGGATCTGAAGTGTCATAcgcataattgtgtgttatagcCCAATATCTAAATAATGTGAATAGTTAAGTTCAACATTATCCTTTACATAGTTTGTTTTTCTAAGACAAAATACCTTTTTTTCCTGcagcaggaaaataaaaaaaacatgattgtACGTTAAATGTCCAGTGATCAGTCTTATTTTCAGATGATTATACATTAATGAAGCATATTCTGAGTATTATATTCCTTTTCTGATAATAGATACCCTTAAATATAAATTATACCGTCCAAGATTTGAATGCCAACAGCTTGAATTCTTTTTAACACATTAAAAATAACTTCACATCTTCATTTCTGCAGCATATACAGTACAATGGTTGCTTATTTTCGTCCTATAGCTCCTACCAATTGTCCAACATTAGAGTTTACTAGAACAAAACTAAGAACACATTTAAAGAATCATAGCGTTCTTCAAGTAATATACTTCCTGCAGAAGGCAGGAAATCGGAAGACTTCTGTCATGGCTGGCAGTAGAATACATTATTCATCAATTgtgaaaaaagaaaacattgggTATGCCTAACTTTTTTAAACTCTCCATAAACGTGCTGATATATGGGTCAATTTCAGGTACATTATCACATTACCCAGACGCAAGCAATAACATAAAACAAATCCAACCAATTAAAGATAAATAAACCTAGTTTGAGCTCTACCTGTGACGTCGAGTTTTTGGCCATAGCTGGGTCTGCTCTTGTCCTTCACTGTGACGCGACACTCATAACTCCCAGAGTCAGCTGCCCGGGCCGGGTTCAGCTCATACACGAGTGAGTCCTCTGTGGTGGTGGAGGAGTTGATGGGGATGTCGTCTCGGCTGAGCTGGAAAGTGTGTGTCAGGTGAGGGATGTTGTCATGGCTGACTCTGACCTGGCAGCGCAGGGTCACCAGTGTCCCGCTCTGAACGGTGCTGCTGGGTAGGATTGCAAGGCTGACGGTGTCTATAGTGTATGCTGCGAGTACAAATACACAAGTAAAGAGAGTAAGAAACATGCAcaagaaataataataaagacTGCATGCCTCGTTTATAAAACCAACATCAGGGGCtgataataatacaatacaacagTCT
Encoded proteins:
- the pecam1a gene encoding platelet endothelial cell adhesion molecule isoform X2, whose product is MDSRPTNLMLLLLLTCLLHSWQCTRGQSSYTIDTVSLAILPSSTVQSGTLVTLRCQVRVSHDNIPHLTHTFQLSRDDIPINSSTTTEDSLVYELNPARAADSGSYECRVTVKDKSRPSYGQKLDVTGLQTPILYLNKTSPYGSEEFTASCSAPEEKGSLIFRFFQKLRNGKIQKIKQPAPTGNSVETTLVLRVIGDSHLYCDYEVNLVSGVRHSNSSEEIPVIVRELFISPIMNVLPSAEVYEGEIIEVVCKVVNPPKNVEVFLTRDRRILKQAPVSLSHRFIAKEGDSGELVCKAEWGNVHKETYKTITVKELFSKPHLTVKPVDIFEGDHFQLTCSVSIYVPEKISNESIKFSIYKHNKEITSSDTYMTVAQPSKNGNYTCKAQAASLAHNFIKESQTVVVKAKVPVSKPMLSVVGGTLVLGKRFQLLCHSDNGTLPITYTLRIPDSLATVAVVNKPGERAIFNSSAIYKTSVLNNFLCHAKNSQKRPPEVGLGQQLLRSHIIEPVSRPVMTTLPGAGDISEGQDVTLLCSVQRGSLPVSYTWYHTETKGALAFQTSNNLEGSHTIDDVRAEQQGGYYCVSSNPANETKQSLTVTIAVKMAGWKKGLVAVVIICILLILALILIVVFKRRLLLFKRRRTGELSVQPAPRRSG
- the pecam1a gene encoding platelet endothelial cell adhesion molecule isoform X1, which gives rise to MDSRPTNLMLLLLLTCLLHSWQCTRGQSSYTIDTVSLAILPSSTVQSGTLVTLRCQVRVSHDNIPHLTHTFQLSRDDIPINSSTTTEDSLVYELNPARAADSGSYECRVTVKDKSRPSYGQKLDVTGLQTPILYLNKTSPYGSEEFTASCSAPEEKGSLIFRFFQKLRNGKIQKIKQPAPTGNSVETTLVLRVIGDSHLYCDYEVNLVSGVRHSNSSEEIPVIVRELFISPIMNVLPSAEVYEGEIIEVVCKVVNPPKNVEVFLTRDRRILKQAPVSLSHRFIAKEGDSGELVCKAEWGNVHKETYKTITVKELFSKPHLTVKPVDIFEGDHFQLTCSVSIYVPEKISNESIKFSIYKHNKEITSSDTYMTVAQPSKNGNYTCKAQAASLAHNFIKESQTVVVKAKVPVSKPMLSVVGGTLVLGKRFQLLCHSDNGTLPITYTLRIPDSLATVAVVNKPGERAIFNSSAIYKTSVLNNFLCHAKNSQKRPPEVGLGQQLLRSHIIEPVSRPVMTTLPGAGDISEGQDVTLLCSVQRGSLPVSYTWYHTETKGALAFQTSNNLEGSHTIDDVRAEQQGGYYCVSSNPANETKQSLTVTIAVKMAGWKKGLVAVVIICILLILALILIVVFKRRLLLFKRRRTGELSVKSASTKAERLSLTQAEANDAANVTPGMIGKSVWSEHASGSESEDQSSVTAPEKPQEPRYTEVQPIQADPNRAPVKKGTETVYSEVRKSKQGAPEQADSGSLEYAELNHDTHHSHSEDQGNHGDHHTVQEDYIDEIDDNVQIPIPDHGEGNPDPTPDC